GACGCGGGCAAGGCGTCGGGCGTGCTGCGCACCGCCGATCACGTCGTCACCAACAGCGTGCTCGGCATGCTCAATTCGGTGACCTTCTGGTACCGCCCCGACGGACAGCGCACCCCCGACGAAATCGCCGACATCCTCGGCACCACCGTCCTGGACGGACTCATCCAACCCCGCAAGAGCACGAAAGGCTGATCATGGCTTGGGATTTCGACACCGACCCGGAGTATCAGAAGAAGCTGGACTGGGTCGCGGAGTTCGTCAGGACCGAGGTGGAACCCCTGGACCTGATCTACCCCAACCCCTACGACCGGCAGCACCCGGAGATCCGGGCCTTGATGAAACCGTTGCAGGAGCAGGTGAAACAGCAGCAGCTGTGGGCCTGCCACCTCGGACCCGAGCTGGGCGGACCCGGGTACGGGCAGCTGAAACTCGCGCTGCTCAACGAGGTGCTCGGCACCTCCATGTGGGCTCCGCTGGTGTTCGGTTGTCAGGCACCGGATTCCGGCAATGCCGAGATCCTCGCGCATTTCGGCACGCCCGAGCAGCAGGCGCGGTATCTCCAGCCGCTGCTGGACGGTGAGATCGGCTCCTGCTATGTGATGACCGAGCCCACCGGCGGCTCCGATCCCACCGCCTTCCAGACCCGTGCGGTCCGCGAGGGCGACGAGTGGGTCATCAACGGCGAGAAGTGGTTCAACTCCGCCGCCGAATTCGCCGCCTTCCACATCGTCATGGCCGTCACCGACCCGGACGCGCCACCGCATCAGCGGCTGTCGATGTTCATCGTGCCCGCCGATACCCCCGGCCTCGAGGTGGTGAAGAACTTCACCGTCCCCGGCTTCAGCGAACACGAAGGCCACCTGCGGTTCACGAACGTCCGCGTCCCCGCCGACGCGCTGCTCGGCGCGGAGGGCCTCGGTTTCATCGTCGCCCAGACCCGCCTCGGCGGCGGTCGCGTCCACCACGCCATGCGCACGGTCGCCTTGGTGCGCAAGGCGTTCGACATGATGTGCGAGCGCGCCGTCTCCCGCCCCATGGGCAAGGGCGTGCTCGGCGGCAAACAACTCACCCAGGAGAAGATCGCCGACTCCTGGATCGAAATGGAACAGTTCCGCCTGTTGGTGCTGCGCACCGCCTGGCGCATCGACAAGGAACAGGACTACCGCAAGGTCCGCCACGACATCGCCGCCATCAAGGTCGCCATGCCGAAGGTCATGCACGACATCGCCCAACGCGCCATGCACCTGCACGGCGCGCTCGGCGTCAGCACCGACCTCCCCTTCACCGACATGATGACCTACGCCCAGATCATGGCCATCGCCGACGGCCCCACCGAAGTCCACAAAATCACCCTCGCCAAGCAAATCCTCGGCACCTACACCCCCGCAGACCCCGTCTACCCCACCGGCTACCGCCCCGCCCTGCGCGAACAGGCGCGCGCCCTGGTCGCCCAACGCCTCGAACACGCCGTCGGCAACCTCTGACCGAAACAAGATCAGGGAGCTCTGAGTGAGGGAATTTGTCCGATTCCCCGCAGTGACAGCTCCCTGATCTTGTTTGCGGGGTTTAGGGGGTGCGGGGTTCGATCCAGAGGGCTTCGGAGAGGGCGCACAGGTCGCCTGCGGCGGTCGAGAGGGCTACGGCGACGGTGTGTTTGCGGCCTTCGCGGGCGAGGATCCAGGCGTGGGAGATGTAGTCTTCGCCGGCGTACACGGGGCGCAGTTGGGTGGCGGTGAGGGCGGCGGTGAAGGCGCCGGAGGCCATGTGGGAGAAGACGAAAGCGGCGCGGCCGCCGGGGCAGTCCAGTGCCGACCAGACCACCTCGGGCGGTAGTTCGCCGGAGTCGTTGGCGAGACCGGCGTCGGGAGTCCATGCGGCGGCCATGGTTTCGGTGCCGGGCAGGATCGAGGGGAACAGCAGCAGTCCGCGGCCGGGTGCGCAGGCCAGGCCGCAGCCGTAGCAGTCGGTCACCGTGCGCTCGCCCGCCAACGCCAGGTCCACGGCGGATTTCGCGGCCGACCACGACGGGGCCGGACGCGGGTGGACGGTGAGCGTCGCGGGCGCCGCCTCGACCAGCAAAGCGTCGTCGGCGCCGGTGAGGGTGGCGCGGCCATCCCCGGTGCGGGACAGCAGGATCGGCGAGTCCACCGCGACGGCGCGCCGGAAATCGACCCGCACCGTGTCCGCGCCCGACTGGGCGGCCAGCAGGCCGGCGACGTAGCCGCCGAATGCGATCCGCGGGTAGCCGTGAATGTGCGCGGGGATGGTGAGCGCTTCCGCCTGGGTCATGGTGGAGGTCAACCCCTTCCCGGCCGCCGCCGGCCGATCGATCTTTCGACCATACCCAGGGGAGCGAACCGGGGTCTCGTGAGATTTCGCACCCCACGGGAGCGTGGTGTCAGGACAGGGGTTGGGCTCCGCGCTGGGCGAGCATGACGGTCATCAATCCGGCCTCTTGGGATTGGGCGGTGACCATGCCGCGCGCGGCCTCCTTCACCGGGCCCTTGGTGATGAGTTCGTCGGCGGCCTTGGCCATGGCGACACCGCCGCGGTGGTGGCGCAGCATGAGTTGCAGGAACAGGACTTCGGCCTGGGCGCCGCGGGCGGTGGCGAGGGCGTCGAGTTCGGCTTGGGTGGCCATGCCGGGCATCGAGGTGCCGTTGGCGCTGGTCATGGTGGGCATTGCCGCCATGGAATGTTCGTGCGCGGCAGCGGAATTCATCCACGCCATCGGGGTCTTGGAATCGGGTGCGGCATTGGCCAGCCGCAGCCAGCCCATCATTGTGCCGATCTCCATGCGCTGGGTGTCGCCGATCTGCTGGGCGAGCTGACGCACCGTGGGGTCGACGCCGGAATCCAAGCGCTGCACCATGATCAGGGCCTGCTCGTGATGAGCCGTCATGTCCTGGGCGAACCCGATCTCCACGGCGCTCAGCACCGGAGCGGCCGAGTGATCCTCGGGGACGAGGATCGGCCGCACCAGAAAACCGGCGGTCAGCAGCAGAAGCGCGATGACCGCAAAACCGGCGCGCCGTCGGCCGGATTCGTTGGCGCGCAGCCGATCACGTAGCGACCCGGTCACGAACCCACCACGGACCGCTGATCGGCGGGCGGGGTGTACACGTCGTCGGCGAGCTGCAACACCATGAAACCGTTGTCGTTGCAGGTGGCCCACAGCTGGCTGCCGTGCCATTCCGGCGGGGAGAAGCACCAGTCGGTGGACAGGTCGCCGAAGGCGATCATGCCGGTGCGCGAGGACAGCGCCTGATTCGGGTCGAACTTGCCCTCCAGCATGGCGCGCGCCGCCGACGGGAACTCCATGGCCGGGACGCCGATGATCGAGGCCAGCGCGTGCGGTGAATTCCACAACTCGAGGTTGCGGCCCTTGCGGGCGGGCGGGTTGAAGTAGGCGATCTCCTTGGCGTGGAACGGATCCCGCACATCGAACACCCGGATCCCGGACTCCTCCCAGCCGCAGGCGAGCGCGGTCGGGTTGGTCGGGCGGTCGGCGGCGCAGTAGTGCGCGTCGTAGGAGAACACCGAGCCGCCCATGGCCGAGGCCATCGCCGAATCCTGGTTGTCCGGCAGGTTGATCTCGAGTTTGATCTTGGCCGCGACGCTGGGGTTGGTGTCGTCGGAGATGTCGATGAGCTTCACGCCGCCGGCGCCGCCCTCGTCCACGGTGAACAGGTAGGGCTTGCCGTCGTAGGTGACCGGAATGCTGTGCTGGGTCGCCCAGCCATCGGTCCAGAAGACCCGTCCCAGATGGTTGACCTGCGGGTTCGGATCGCGCCGCTGCACGGCGCTGATATCGAGCACCGTGAAACCGGCCAGCGCCGACAGATACATGCGGTTGCCGTCCGGGCTGATCCCGAAGCCGTGCGCCTCGATACCGGTCAGGCCCTGCCAGATCACGTGCGGATTCGCGGGATCGGTCAGGTCGACCGCGCTCACGAAGCCGGGCGCGATGCCGGAGGCCCAATAAGTCCGCCCGTCAGGGGAGAAGCCGCCCTCGTGCGTCGTGATCGGCAGCGGCATCAGCAGATTCGTGCCCGCGCCCGGATTCAGCAGCCGCGGATGCGCGCAGTCGGAGATGTCGTAGACCGACAGGTAGCCCGCGCCCTCGCCGACTGGGACACCGGTGCCCACCAACAGCTTTCGCTCCGGATTGACCTTCAACGACTCCCAGGTGCCGGCCAGCATGGCCGGTTCGGTGAGGCTGCCGGTCACCACCGGATTCGCCGGATCGGACACATCGAGCACCTGCACGCCCTGCGAAGGACCGAGGATATTGCCCGGGAACAACGATCCGGTGTACGAGCAGTGGTCGTAGGTCGCCGAGGTGATCCCCGCGCCCTTACCGACATACCCGCCCACGAACGACAGATTGCAGCGGTAGCCCAGCGTGCTGCGTCCGCTGTTGCGATCGTCGGCCGGAACATCGCCCTGCATACCGGTTTCCGGCAGCGCGTCCGCCCCGCAGTCCGCGCGCGGCACCGAGGTGCGCCCCACGTCCAGGAACTGTTGCACCTGATTGGCGATATCGGACTGCAGATCCGCGCCCGCCCCGTGCATCGGCAGCACGGCCGCCCCCAACAGCGTCACCGCCAGCACCGCGAACGGCTTGGACCGACGCACGCGCGTGAACCGCCTCATCGCGGAACCCCCATCTTCGGTGGAACTCGAGCACCGTGACCGGTGGCACAGCGCAGTGCCCGGAGTGGTCACGGTTACGTTTCGCACCGTAACTCATAAACTGACTGGCCGGTAGGGGTAGCGGGAAATTGTCTGTGACAGTCCAGGTTCGGGTCAGGAATTCAGCTGCGCGCGGTCGGCGGCGGCGCGGCCGGCGTGCCAGCCCTCGGCGTCGGGAACCGAGACGCGGGAAGCCTTGGTACTCGGGAAAAGGGTGGCGAGAGCGGTCTCGACGCGACGTTCGTGAGAGGCAAGCACCGGCAGGAGGTGTTCGCGGTCCGGGGTTTTGGCGATGGTGTCGGCGGTGGCGCGGGTGAGACGTTCACCGATGCGGGTGGC
This sequence is a window from Nocardia yunnanensis. Protein-coding genes within it:
- a CDS encoding acyl-CoA dehydrogenase family protein — protein: MAWDFDTDPEYQKKLDWVAEFVRTEVEPLDLIYPNPYDRQHPEIRALMKPLQEQVKQQQLWACHLGPELGGPGYGQLKLALLNEVLGTSMWAPLVFGCQAPDSGNAEILAHFGTPEQQARYLQPLLDGEIGSCYVMTEPTGGSDPTAFQTRAVREGDEWVINGEKWFNSAAEFAAFHIVMAVTDPDAPPHQRLSMFIVPADTPGLEVVKNFTVPGFSEHEGHLRFTNVRVPADALLGAEGLGFIVAQTRLGGGRVHHAMRTVALVRKAFDMMCERAVSRPMGKGVLGGKQLTQEKIADSWIEMEQFRLLVLRTAWRIDKEQDYRKVRHDIAAIKVAMPKVMHDIAQRAMHLHGALGVSTDLPFTDMMTYAQIMAIADGPTEVHKITLAKQILGTYTPADPVYPTGYRPALREQARALVAQRLEHAVGNL
- a CDS encoding PaaI family thioesterase, encoding MTQAEALTIPAHIHGYPRIAFGGYVAGLLAAQSGADTVRVDFRRAVAVDSPILLSRTGDGRATLTGADDALLVEAAPATLTVHPRPAPSWSAAKSAVDLALAGERTVTDCYGCGLACAPGRGLLLFPSILPGTETMAAAWTPDAGLANDSGELPPEVVWSALDCPGGRAAFVFSHMASGAFTAALTATQLRPVYAGEDYISHAWILAREGRKHTVAVALSTAAGDLCALSEALWIEPRTP
- a CDS encoding DUF305 domain-containing protein; translation: MTGSLRDRLRANESGRRRAGFAVIALLLLTAGFLVRPILVPEDHSAAPVLSAVEIGFAQDMTAHHEQALIMVQRLDSGVDPTVRQLAQQIGDTQRMEIGTMMGWLRLANAAPDSKTPMAWMNSAAAHEHSMAAMPTMTSANGTSMPGMATQAELDALATARGAQAEVLFLQLMLRHHRGGVAMAKAADELITKGPVKEAARGMVTAQSQEAGLMTVMLAQRGAQPLS
- a CDS encoding LVIVD repeat-containing protein, with amino-acid sequence MRRFTRVRRSKPFAVLAVTLLGAAVLPMHGAGADLQSDIANQVQQFLDVGRTSVPRADCGADALPETGMQGDVPADDRNSGRSTLGYRCNLSFVGGYVGKGAGITSATYDHCSYTGSLFPGNILGPSQGVQVLDVSDPANPVVTGSLTEPAMLAGTWESLKVNPERKLLVGTGVPVGEGAGYLSVYDISDCAHPRLLNPGAGTNLLMPLPITTHEGGFSPDGRTYWASGIAPGFVSAVDLTDPANPHVIWQGLTGIEAHGFGISPDGNRMYLSALAGFTVLDISAVQRRDPNPQVNHLGRVFWTDGWATQHSIPVTYDGKPYLFTVDEGGAGGVKLIDISDDTNPSVAAKIKLEINLPDNQDSAMASAMGGSVFSYDAHYCAADRPTNPTALACGWEESGIRVFDVRDPFHAKEIAYFNPPARKGRNLELWNSPHALASIIGVPAMEFPSAARAMLEGKFDPNQALSSRTGMIAFGDLSTDWCFSPPEWHGSQLWATCNDNGFMVLQLADDVYTPPADQRSVVGS